A window from Drosophila kikkawai strain 14028-0561.14 chromosome 2L, DkikHiC1v2, whole genome shotgun sequence encodes these proteins:
- the LOC108079674 gene encoding RNA-binding protein 7 — MDFQSLMQQMYSNAGGMPLMMPPSQNGYGYGQQQPFCPFPLNGIHLEQQPEPEEDDEDDEEQRTLFCGNLDERVSEEILYEVFLQAGPIEEVRIPTDNMGRQRNFGFVTYQHQCAVPFALQLYQGLELYQKKVTIKQQGADRARQQQQQNASSFGPNRLRNPFSIEPPPTAASSPSAPHRNRHSMHGAKPYDRKPGGNSGDQRRRSDSSVMERNRPRQQQQHHHQHLPGGSRHSDQRHNQRRLF, encoded by the coding sequence ATGGACTTCCAGTCGCTGATGCAGCAGATGTACAGCAATGCGGGGGGCATGCCCCTTATGATGCCGCCCTCACAGAACGGCTATGGATacggccagcagcagccttTCTGCCCCTTCCCGCTCAATGGCATCCATCTGGAGCAGCAGCCGGAGCCGGAAGAGgatgacgaggacgacgaggaGCAGCGCACCCTGTTCTGTGGCAATCTGGACGAGCGCGTTTCGGAAGAGATACTGTACGAAGTGTTCCTGCAGGCCGGTCCCATCGAGGAAGTGCGCATTCCCACGGACAACATGGGCAGGCAGCGAAACTTTGGCTTCGTCACGTACCAGCACCAGTGCGCGGTGCCCTTTGCCCTCCAGCTGTACCAGGGCCTGGAGTTGTATCAGAAAAAGGTGACCATCAAGCAGCAGGGCGCAGACAGggccaggcagcagcagcagcagaatgcCTCCTCCTTTGGCCCGAATCGCCTACGGAATCCCTTCTCGATAGAGCCGCCGCCCACGGCCGCGTCCTCGCCATCCGCACCGCACCGCAATCGCCACTCCATGCACGGAGCCAAGCCCTACGACCGCAAACCAGGAGGAAACAGTGGAGATCAGCGACGACGCAGCGACAGCTCGGTGATGGAACGCAACAGGccgaggcagcagcagcagcatcatcaccaGCACCTGCCCGGCGGCAGCCGTCATTCGGATCAAAGGCACAACCAGCGGCGCCTGTTCTGA
- the LOC108079681 gene encoding uncharacterized protein — protein MGEVPEITDLKQVIEPHLPEGSTLESYKSRYLTKPGDNYGSVMLAVQAHIRNADGSVRDLPLIAKLPPLTNDLYWQIFQPERTCITENAVYQYLSPELDKLQLEAGILPAELFDGFPRYYGSRISLDPKAAKVDRDAVLVQENVTVRGYQPGNRHKAYDLAHTVLILNYLARYHALPIALRLKKPEVYEKYVRPFFLKFNMNGNIDPEQKKQMDEELMKDIRAVTNDERDVARVKELQEAFDAFQADKDEEDGPFTSLVHGDLWINNMMVKYDEEGTPTKLKIVDFQIAQYGSLVHDIIFLLFSSVDVQVLEDNYYNFLSIYYKAFIQSLKSVNVDTSGYSYEKFHEEVQRVAYLQLPHAIFMMKVILADNSTIPDDYKDMDFSVLSKNTGIKTIVTKFEAILRLGKKFNIFF, from the exons ATGGGAGAAGTGCCAGAGATCACGGACCTCAAGCAGGTGATCGAGCCCCATCTGCCGGAGGGTTCCACGTTGGAGTCCTACAAGAGTCGCTACCTGACCAAGCCGGGCGACAACTATGGCAGCGTCATGCTGGCCGTGCAGGCCCACATCCGCAACGCTGATGGCTCTGTGCGGGATCTGCCGCTGATTGCCAAGCTGCCGCCGCTGACCAACGACCTTTACTGGCAGATCTTCCAGCCGGAGCGTACCTGCATCACGGAGAATGCGGTCTATCAGTATTTGTCGCCGGAGCTGGACAAGCTTCAGCTGGAGGCGGGCATTCTGCCCGCCGAGCTCTTTGATGGCTTTCCCCGCTACTACGGTTCCCGCATCTCCCTGGATCCCAAAGCTGCAAAGGTGGATCGGGATGCCGTGCTGGTCCAGGAGAATGTCACGGTGCGGGGTTATCAGCCTGGGAACAGGCACAAGGCCTATGATTTGGCCCACACCGTGCTCATCCTGAATTATTTGGCCCGCTATCATGCCCTGCCCATTGCCCTGCGTTTGAAGAAACCCGAAGTCTATGAGAAATATGTGCGTCCCTTTTTCCTAAAGTTTAACATGAACGGCAACATAGATCCGGAGCAAAAAAAACAGATGGACGAGGAGCTGATGAAGGACATTCGGGCGGTGACCAATGATGAGCGGGATGTGGCGCGGGTCAAGGAGTTGCAGGAAGCATTCGATGCCTTTCAGGCGGACAAGGATGAGGAGGATGGTCCCTTCACCAGCCTGGTGCATGGGGATTTGTGGATCAACAACATGATGGTGAAATACG ACGAGGAGGGCACACCCACTAAATTGAAAATAGTGGACTTCCAAATAGCTCAGTATGGCTCCTTGGTGCACGACATCATCTTCCTGCTGTTCTCGAGTGTGGATGTCCAGGTCTTGGAGGACAACTACTACAATTTCCTAAGCATATACTACAAGGCCTTTATCCAGAGCCTGAAGAGCGTAAATGTGGACACCAGTGGCTACTCCTACGAGAA aTTCCATGAAGAAGTCCAGCGTGTGGCTTACCTCCAGCTGCCCCATGCCATTTTCATGATGAAGGTCATCCTGGCCGACAACAGCACCATTCCCGATGACTACAAAGACATGGACTTCTCCGTGCTGAGCAAAAATACAGGCATCAAGACAATTGTGACGAAATTCGAGGCTATTCTGCGGCTGGGCAAGAagtttaacatatttttttaa
- the LOC108079680 gene encoding uncharacterized protein yields the protein MEPETQSLPVIKNLNQVIEPHLGGAKLLGYQSKSLTQPGDNYGSILLAIQAQLKSSQAAEPFEQQLVAKVPPTDPKYWQFFQPERTCLTENAVYQVLAPALVALQKEAGIPEESHFDGFPRYFGSRISLDPGSKTVDQDAVLVLENLRFSGFVSGQRLQPYDLPHTLLALRYLAEFHALPVGLRLLKPQVFREQVRPFFNKFDWHGAAPEWKAIMKAETLEDIRQATDNDEELVARVKELSDKFFEFLAAQPDRPDGPFASIIHCDYWINNLMVKYEPSGTPSRLKIIDLQTAQFDSVVHDIIAFLLSSVDTAILELHFEHMLESYYEVFVSCLRRVGADTTSYSLAAFRAEVKRVAYIQVPHAIFMTRFILADEGESTSSSSSDKDLGDVLKNAGSERIGRKLKEILSLAKKFDILY from the exons ATGGAGCCGGAGACACAGAGTTTGCCGGTTATAAAAAATCTTAATCAGGTGATTGAACCCCACTTGGGAGGAGCCAAACTCCTGGGCTATCAGTCTAAAAGCCTGACTCAGCCTGGAGACAACTATGGCAGCATTCTTCTGGCCATCCAAGCCCAGTTGAAGAGCTCCCAGGCAGCAGAACCCTTCGAGCAGCAGCTGGTGGCCAAGGTTCCTCCCACCGATCCCAAATACTGGCAGTTCTTTCAACCCGAACGGACCTGCCTCACGGAGAACGCTGTCTACCAGGTCTTGGCCCCGGCTCTGGTGGCTCTACAAAAGGAGGCTGGCATCCCAGAGGAGAGCCACTTTGATGGCTTCCCTCGCTACTTTGGCTCACGCATTTCCCTCGATCCAGGCTCTAAAACCGTAGATCAAGATGCCGTCTTGGTGCTGGAGAATCTTCGCTTTAGCGGCTTTGTTTCCGGCCAGAGACTGCAGCCCTATGACCTACCTCATACTCTTTTGGCCCTCCGATACCTAGCCGAGTTCCATGCTCTTCCCGTGGGACTAAGACTGCTGAAGCCCCAGGTGTTTAGGGAGCAAGTGCGTCCCTTCTTCAACAAGTTTGACTGGCATGGAGCTGCTCCGGAGTGGAAGGCCATCATGAAGGCCGAGACCCTGGAGGACATACGACAAGCCACCGACAATGATGAGGAGCTGGTGGCCCGCGTGAAAGAGCTGTCGGACAAGTTCTTTGAGTTTTTAGCCGCCCAGCCGGATAGACCCGATGGACCTTTTGCTAGTATCATTCACTGTGATTATTGGATCAATAACTTGATGGTGAAGTATG AACCCTCGGGAACGCCCTCTCGGCTGAAAATAATCGACCTCCAGACCGCCCAGTTCGATTCCGTGGTTCATGACATAATCGCCTTCCTGCTATCAAGCGTTGATACCGCTATCTTGGAGCTACATTTCGAACACATGTTGGAGTCCTACTATGAGGTCTTTGTGTCTTGTTTGCGCCGTGTAGGAGCTGATACGACCAGCTACAGCTTGGCGGC ATTCCGGGCGGAAGTAAAGCGAGTGGCATATATCCAGGTGCCCCATGCCATCTTCATGACGAGATTTATACTGGCGGATGAAGGGGAATCAacatcctcctcctcttcggaTAAGGATCTTGGCGATGTTTTGAAGAATGCAGGCTCGGAGCGTATTGGGCGAA